In one window of Burkholderia cepacia ATCC 25416 DNA:
- a CDS encoding acyl-CoA dehydrogenase family protein has product MTSISVSPRAESLRVVAPSRDEPAPPDALQTAGRLAAGFARTAAERDQQGGTPKAERDQLRDSGLLALSIPAAYGGLGASWRTTFDAVRVLAAADSSLAHVFGFHHLMLATVRLFGTPAQWESWFERTARQQWFWGNALNPLDERTVSRSRGAWHEFSGQKSFCSGALDSQMLIASAHDAQTRAFLIAAVPTQRSGISIADDWNNIGQRQTDSGTVTFEKVRVEEHELLTDPGPLSTPFACLRPLVAQLVLTNVYLGIAEAAFSDARHYTLHEARPWPGAQVASTGDDPYILGQYGEFWVGLEAARVLADRAADRLDAAWARDEALTHAERGEVALATAAAKVSATRTGLDLCTRMFDVAGARATHGALRLDRHWRNLRTHTLHDPLAYKIREIGEWALKRTWPTPGFYS; this is encoded by the coding sequence ATGACATCCATTTCCGTATCGCCCCGCGCGGAAAGCCTGCGCGTCGTCGCGCCGTCCCGCGACGAACCGGCTCCTCCCGACGCGCTGCAAACCGCCGGACGCCTGGCGGCCGGCTTTGCACGAACTGCGGCCGAACGCGACCAGCAGGGCGGCACGCCGAAGGCCGAGCGCGACCAGTTGCGCGACAGCGGCCTCCTCGCGTTGAGCATCCCCGCCGCCTACGGCGGCCTCGGCGCAAGCTGGCGCACGACGTTCGACGCGGTTCGCGTGCTCGCGGCCGCCGACAGTTCGCTCGCGCACGTGTTCGGCTTCCATCACCTGATGCTCGCGACCGTGCGGCTGTTCGGCACGCCCGCGCAGTGGGAATCGTGGTTCGAGCGAACCGCGCGCCAGCAGTGGTTCTGGGGCAATGCGCTGAATCCGCTCGACGAACGCACGGTCAGCCGTTCGCGCGGCGCATGGCACGAGTTCAGCGGCCAGAAGAGCTTTTGTTCGGGGGCACTCGATTCGCAGATGCTGATCGCGTCCGCGCACGACGCGCAGACACGCGCGTTCCTGATCGCGGCCGTGCCGACGCAGCGCAGCGGCATCTCGATCGCCGACGACTGGAACAACATCGGCCAGCGCCAGACCGACAGCGGCACGGTCACGTTCGAGAAAGTGCGCGTCGAGGAACACGAACTGCTGACGGACCCCGGCCCGCTGTCGACGCCGTTCGCGTGCCTGCGCCCGCTCGTCGCGCAGCTCGTGCTGACGAACGTGTATCTCGGCATCGCCGAAGCCGCGTTCAGCGACGCGCGGCACTACACGCTGCACGAAGCGCGGCCGTGGCCCGGCGCGCAAGTCGCGAGCACCGGCGACGATCCGTACATCCTCGGCCAGTACGGCGAATTCTGGGTCGGGCTCGAAGCCGCGCGCGTGCTCGCCGACCGCGCGGCGGATCGCCTCGACGCCGCGTGGGCGCGCGATGAGGCGCTCACGCATGCGGAGCGCGGCGAGGTCGCGCTCGCCACGGCCGCGGCAAAGGTGTCGGCCACCCGCACCGGGCTCGATCTCTGCACGCGCATGTTCGACGTCGCCGGCGCGCGCGCGACGCATGGCGCGCTGCGGCTCGACCGGCACTGGCGCAACCTGCGCACCCATACGCTCCACGATCCGCTCGCGTACAAGATTCGCGAGATCGGCGAATGGGCGCTCAAGCGAACCTGGCCGACGCCGGGCTTCTACTCGTGA
- a CDS encoding PLP-dependent aminotransferase family protein has product MSKSEYLQLADAIAAQIADGTLAPGDRLPPQRLFADQHAIAASTAGRVYTELLRRGLVVGEVGRGTFVSGETRRGAAAPGEPRGVRIDLEFNYPSVPDQTALIARSLSGLHRPAELDAALREATSIGTAAIRSVAAAYLSQPAWSPSPDQLVFTGNGRQSIAAAVAAVVPTGGRCGVEALTYPFIKGIAAKLGISLVPLAMDDDGVRPDAVQKAHREARLSAIYIQPAIQNPLGMTMSTARRAELLRVVEKLDIPVIEDNVYGFLGDEPPLAALAPDACIVIDSLSKKVTPGMTLGFIVPPPRLRESVMASVRSGGWTASGFAFAAAQRLMRDGTVAELAQLKRIDASERQALAIDRLAGFDIRTNGKCYHLWLTLPAHWRSQTLVAAAARRDIGLTPSTTFAVSSGHAPNAVRLALAAPTMDQLDAGLRTLTAILNGREEDFDLTE; this is encoded by the coding sequence ATGTCCAAATCCGAGTATCTGCAACTGGCCGACGCGATTGCCGCGCAAATCGCCGACGGCACACTGGCGCCCGGCGATCGCCTGCCTCCCCAGCGTCTTTTCGCCGACCAGCATGCAATCGCCGCATCGACGGCGGGCCGGGTCTACACGGAGCTCTTGCGACGCGGGCTGGTGGTAGGTGAAGTCGGCCGCGGCACCTTCGTGTCGGGCGAGACGCGGCGCGGGGCGGCGGCGCCCGGGGAGCCGCGTGGCGTACGGATCGATCTCGAGTTCAACTATCCGAGCGTCCCCGATCAAACGGCGTTGATTGCACGAAGCCTGAGCGGATTGCACCGACCGGCGGAACTCGATGCCGCGCTGCGCGAGGCCACCAGTATCGGCACCGCGGCCATCAGAAGCGTAGCCGCCGCCTATCTGTCGCAACCGGCATGGTCGCCGTCGCCGGACCAGCTCGTGTTTACCGGCAACGGGCGGCAAAGCATTGCCGCAGCCGTGGCCGCGGTCGTTCCGACAGGCGGACGCTGCGGCGTGGAAGCGCTGACCTACCCGTTCATCAAGGGCATCGCCGCCAAACTCGGCATCTCGCTGGTACCGCTGGCGATGGACGACGACGGCGTGCGTCCCGACGCAGTGCAAAAGGCGCACCGTGAAGCCAGGCTGTCGGCAATCTATATCCAGCCGGCCATCCAGAACCCGCTGGGCATGACGATGAGCACCGCGCGTCGCGCCGAACTGTTACGCGTGGTCGAAAAGCTCGACATTCCCGTCATCGAGGACAACGTGTACGGCTTCCTCGGCGACGAACCGCCACTGGCCGCGCTCGCTCCGGACGCCTGCATCGTGATTGACAGCCTGTCCAAGAAGGTCACGCCCGGCATGACCCTGGGATTCATCGTGCCGCCGCCGCGGCTACGCGAAAGCGTCATGGCATCGGTACGCTCGGGCGGGTGGACCGCCTCGGGATTCGCGTTCGCGGCCGCGCAGCGGTTGATGCGCGACGGCACCGTGGCCGAGCTCGCGCAACTCAAGCGCATCGATGCGAGCGAGCGCCAGGCGCTGGCAATCGATCGTCTCGCGGGTTTCGATATCCGGACCAACGGCAAGTGCTACCACCTGTGGCTGACCTTGCCGGCGCACTGGCGCTCACAGACGTTGGTCGCGGCCGCGGCCAGGCGCGACATCGGGCTGACGCCGTCGACCACGTTTGCCGTCTCGTCCGGCCATGCACCGAACGCGGTAAGGCTCGCACTGGCCGCGCCGACCATGGACCAGCTCGATGCCGGGCTGCGGACACTGACCGCGATACTGAACGGCCGCGAAGAAGATTTCGACTTGACCGAATAA
- a CDS encoding SfnB family sulfur acquisition oxidoreductase — protein sequence MSTEIIEENVQPQAGVTPVPVIGSDAEALDVARQVAARLAEHAALRDRDRKLPFDEIELFSSSGLWGITVPREYGGAEVSNVTLAEVIAIVSEADPSLGQIPQNHYCLIEDIRLEGSDAQKRFFFDLVLKGTRYGNAFSEAGGKNVLDIRTRVHRDGDAFVLNGRKFYSTGTLFAHWIPVLALDESDQAVLAFVRQGAPGLTVVDDWSGFGQRTTASGTVIVENVRVSPFEIFHTQRSYDRPTFAGPFAQITTAAIDLGIARAALQDTIAFVQQHARPWIDSGVERASEDPLTVAQIGDIAYRVHAAEALLARSGRFVDAAKREPGEETVAQAAIAVGEAKIATTEVALLAASKLFELGGSKSTLAKYNFDRHWRNARVHTLHDPVRWKYHAIGNYYLNGVKPARHSWN from the coding sequence ATGTCTACGGAAATCATCGAAGAAAACGTGCAACCGCAAGCGGGCGTCACGCCCGTTCCCGTCATCGGCTCGGATGCCGAGGCACTCGACGTCGCGCGTCAGGTCGCGGCACGGCTGGCCGAGCACGCCGCGCTGCGCGACCGCGACCGGAAGCTGCCGTTCGACGAGATCGAACTGTTCTCGTCGAGCGGGCTGTGGGGCATCACCGTGCCGCGCGAATACGGCGGCGCGGAGGTGTCGAACGTGACGCTCGCGGAAGTGATCGCGATCGTTTCCGAGGCGGACCCGTCGCTCGGCCAGATCCCGCAGAACCACTATTGCCTGATCGAGGATATCCGCCTCGAGGGCAGCGATGCGCAGAAGCGCTTCTTCTTCGATCTCGTCCTGAAGGGTACACGCTACGGGAACGCGTTTTCCGAAGCCGGCGGCAAGAACGTGCTCGATATCCGGACGCGCGTGCATCGCGATGGCGACGCGTTCGTGCTGAATGGCCGCAAGTTCTATTCGACCGGCACGCTGTTCGCGCACTGGATTCCGGTACTCGCGCTCGACGAGTCGGACCAGGCCGTGCTCGCCTTCGTGCGGCAGGGTGCGCCGGGGCTGACCGTCGTGGATGACTGGAGCGGCTTCGGGCAGCGCACGACCGCGAGCGGCACGGTGATCGTCGAGAACGTGCGCGTGAGCCCGTTCGAAATCTTCCACACGCAGCGTTCGTACGATCGCCCGACCTTCGCGGGACCGTTCGCGCAGATCACGACCGCGGCGATCGACCTCGGGATCGCGCGCGCCGCGCTGCAGGACACGATCGCGTTCGTGCAGCAGCATGCGCGCCCGTGGATCGACAGCGGCGTCGAGCGCGCGAGCGAGGACCCGCTGACGGTCGCGCAGATCGGCGACATCGCGTACCGCGTGCACGCGGCCGAAGCGCTGCTCGCGCGCTCGGGCCGCTTCGTCGACGCGGCGAAGCGCGAGCCGGGCGAGGAAACGGTTGCGCAGGCCGCGATCGCGGTGGGCGAGGCGAAGATCGCGACGACCGAGGTGGCGCTGCTTGCCGCGAGCAAGCTGTTCGAGCTCGGCGGCAGCAAGTCGACGCTGGCGAAATACAACTTTGACCGCCACTGGCGCAACGCGCGCGTGCATACGCTGCACGACCCGGTGCGCTGGAAGTATCACGCGATCGGCAACTACTACCTCAACGGCGTGAAGCCCGCGCGCCACTCCTGGAACTGA
- a CDS encoding sigma-54 interaction domain-containing protein — translation MGAQANLADAGLLLVNRSPSDAWPDAAPVLTLPDRPALATSIRARAQVFVDPRSVALLERIRLVAPSDANVLIVGETGTGKELIARHVHGLSRRSNGPFVAVNCGAFSETLVESELFGHEKGAFTGAFSAKPGWFEAANGGTLFLDEIGDLPLSMQVKLLRVLQEREVVRLGSRTGVPIDVRVVAATNVDLQQAVAHGQFRGDLFYRLNVVQLAVPTLRERPGDILPLARHFFDDYRSRLGYGPRSIDPRAERRLQAYGWPGNIRELENVIHHALLVSRHDALQEADLHLASPDATAAVHAPAQEPDPAAGAQAALERALRALFDEDHGNLFERIEDTVMRVAFEFSHRNQIQAARLLGISRNVLRARLIRAKEIAAMK, via the coding sequence ATGGGCGCTCAAGCGAACCTGGCCGACGCCGGGCTTCTACTCGTGAACCGCTCCCCTTCCGATGCGTGGCCCGACGCCGCGCCCGTCCTCACGCTGCCCGACCGGCCCGCGCTGGCGACGTCCATTCGCGCCCGCGCGCAGGTGTTCGTCGATCCGCGCTCGGTCGCGCTCCTCGAACGGATTCGCCTGGTCGCGCCGAGCGACGCGAACGTGCTGATCGTCGGCGAAACCGGCACCGGCAAGGAACTGATCGCGCGGCACGTGCACGGCCTCAGTCGCCGCAGCAACGGGCCGTTCGTCGCGGTGAACTGCGGTGCCTTCTCCGAGACGCTCGTCGAGAGCGAACTGTTCGGCCACGAGAAGGGCGCGTTTACGGGCGCGTTCAGCGCGAAGCCCGGCTGGTTCGAAGCCGCGAACGGCGGCACGCTGTTTCTCGACGAGATCGGCGACCTGCCGCTGTCGATGCAGGTCAAGCTGCTGCGCGTGCTGCAGGAGCGCGAGGTCGTGCGGCTCGGCTCGCGCACGGGCGTGCCGATCGACGTGCGCGTGGTTGCCGCGACCAACGTCGATCTGCAGCAGGCCGTCGCGCACGGGCAGTTTCGCGGCGACCTGTTCTATCGGCTCAACGTCGTGCAGCTCGCGGTGCCGACGTTGCGCGAGCGCCCCGGCGACATTCTGCCGCTCGCGCGCCACTTCTTCGACGACTACCGGAGCCGCCTCGGCTACGGGCCGCGCAGCATCGACCCGCGCGCCGAGCGCCGGCTCCAGGCATACGGCTGGCCTGGCAATATCCGCGAACTCGAGAACGTGATCCATCACGCGCTGCTCGTGAGCCGCCACGACGCACTGCAGGAGGCCGACCTGCATCTCGCGTCGCCCGACGCGACGGCCGCCGTGCATGCACCGGCGCAGGAACCCGACCCGGCAGCCGGCGCGCAGGCTGCACTCGAACGCGCGCTGCGTGCGCTGTTCGACGAGGATCACGGCAACCTGTTCGAGCGCATCGAGGACACCGTGATGCGCGTCGCGTTCGAATTCAGCCACCGCAACCAGATCCAGGCCGCACGGCTGCTCGGCATCAGCCGCAACGTGCTGCGCGCCAGGCTGATTCGCGCGAAGGAGATCGCGGCAATGAAGTAG
- a CDS encoding APC family permease has translation MSHPASPAQALPAQHAAPPAGGLRRNYLSLPELIAQSIGLVGVSGGIGVLIPAVFATAGNGTWLAYLFAIVALLFASWSISVFARDSASPGALYAYVSAGIGPVWGAICGWSLLIAYAVAAAGILQGTINTFLVLGRETGLLGGATPLGAVLGLTVVTAFAAWYIAFRDIRLSTRFTLFVELATLLLIAVVVIGTIAFGGHPVDRAQLTLEGVKPTQLQLGMVLAFFSFTGFESATVLGAEARDPFRAIPRAVLISVVGPAILFVIGAYGMVSAFHGQTPPLDRVDGPLAVLAHRLGAGWVGVLIDAGVALSFFAAFFSSINAAARIVYTFGRQGVLHASTGHAHERNATPHVAVALIAVLALVTALVFTARGTALLDSYGYLSSIATYGWLLAYVLVAIGAPLYLRRQRRLRARHVAISVIAVVLLAIPLAGSVYPVPEGVYAWLPYVFVALLAIGLGWFLVLRVRFPERLRELEAELLTK, from the coding sequence ATGAGTCATCCAGCAAGCCCCGCGCAGGCACTGCCCGCGCAGCATGCCGCACCGCCGGCGGGCGGCCTGCGGCGCAACTACCTGAGCCTGCCCGAACTGATTGCGCAGTCGATCGGCCTCGTCGGCGTGTCCGGCGGGATCGGCGTACTGATCCCCGCCGTGTTCGCGACGGCCGGCAACGGCACGTGGCTCGCGTACCTGTTCGCGATCGTCGCGCTGCTGTTTGCGTCGTGGAGCATCTCGGTGTTCGCGCGCGATTCGGCGTCGCCGGGGGCGCTGTATGCATACGTGTCGGCCGGCATCGGGCCGGTCTGGGGCGCGATCTGCGGCTGGTCGCTGCTGATTGCCTATGCGGTGGCCGCCGCGGGCATCCTGCAGGGGACGATCAACACGTTTCTCGTGCTTGGCCGCGAGACCGGGCTGCTCGGCGGCGCGACGCCGCTCGGCGCGGTGCTCGGGCTCACGGTCGTCACCGCGTTCGCCGCGTGGTACATCGCGTTTCGCGACATCCGGCTGTCCACGCGTTTCACGCTGTTCGTCGAACTCGCCACGCTGCTGCTGATCGCCGTCGTCGTGATCGGGACGATCGCGTTCGGCGGGCATCCGGTCGATCGCGCGCAACTGACGCTCGAAGGCGTGAAGCCGACCCAGCTGCAGCTCGGGATGGTGCTCGCGTTCTTCAGCTTCACGGGGTTCGAGAGTGCGACCGTGCTCGGTGCGGAAGCGCGCGACCCGTTCCGCGCGATTCCGCGCGCGGTGCTGATCAGCGTCGTCGGGCCGGCGATCCTGTTCGTGATCGGCGCGTACGGGATGGTGAGCGCGTTCCACGGGCAGACGCCGCCGCTCGACCGGGTCGACGGCCCGCTCGCGGTGCTCGCGCATCGGCTCGGCGCCGGCTGGGTCGGCGTGCTGATCGACGCAGGCGTGGCGTTGAGCTTCTTCGCGGCGTTCTTTTCGTCGATCAATGCGGCGGCGCGGATCGTCTATACGTTCGGGCGGCAGGGCGTGCTGCATGCGTCGACGGGCCACGCACACGAGCGCAATGCGACGCCGCACGTCGCGGTGGCGCTGATCGCGGTGCTGGCGCTGGTCACCGCGCTGGTATTCACCGCGCGCGGCACCGCGCTACTCGATTCGTATGGCTATCTCAGCTCGATTGCCACGTATGGCTGGCTGCTTGCATACGTGCTGGTGGCGATCGGCGCGCCGCTCTATCTGCGCCGCCAGCGCCGGCTTCGCGCGCGGCATGTGGCGATCAGCGTCATTGCGGTCGTGCTGCTCGCGATTCCGCTGGCCGGCAGCGTGTATCCGGTGCCGGAGGGCGTGTATGCGTGGCTGCCTTATGTGTTCGTCGCGCTGCTGGCGATCGGGCTCGGGTGGTTCCTGGTGCTGCGCGTCCGGTTTCCGGAGCGGTTGCGCGAGCTGGAGGCCGAGTTGCTGACGAAGTGA
- the msuE gene encoding FMN reductase, with amino-acid sequence MSNAINVVAISGGLQRPSRTLALTDAIVAALGAALTIDTRLIELGEIGSRLAGALTRAQVPADLDAQIRAIETADALVVASPVYRASYTGLFKHLFDLVHHEALVDVPVLLAATGGSERHALVIDHQLRPLFSFFQARTLPIGVYASESDFDQYQIASPALRARIALAVDRAVPQLRPHALSVAAA; translated from the coding sequence ATGAGCAATGCAATCAACGTGGTCGCGATATCGGGCGGCCTGCAGCGGCCGTCGCGCACGCTGGCGCTGACCGACGCGATCGTCGCGGCACTCGGCGCCGCGCTGACGATCGACACGCGGCTGATCGAACTCGGCGAGATCGGCAGCCGGCTGGCCGGCGCGCTGACGCGCGCGCAGGTGCCGGCCGACCTCGACGCGCAGATCCGTGCGATCGAGACGGCCGATGCGCTCGTCGTCGCGAGCCCCGTGTATCGCGCGTCGTACACGGGCCTCTTCAAGCACCTGTTCGACCTTGTGCATCACGAGGCGCTGGTCGACGTACCCGTGCTGCTCGCCGCCACCGGCGGCAGCGAGCGTCATGCGCTCGTGATCGACCATCAGCTCCGGCCGCTGTTCAGCTTCTTCCAGGCACGCACGCTGCCGATCGGCGTGTATGCGTCCGAAAGCGATTTCGACCAGTACCAGATCGCGAGCCCGGCGCTGCGTGCGCGCATCGCGCTCGCCGTCGATCGCGCGGTGCCGCAGCTGCGCCCGCATGCGCTTTCCGTCGCGGCCGCCTAG
- the sfnG gene encoding dimethylsulfone monooxygenase SfnG: MSHSDSSADGVKFAYWVPNVSGGLVVSTIEQRTDWSLEYNQQLARTAEAAGFEYALSQIRFTAGYGAEYQHESVSFSQALLHATTKLKVLAAILPGPWHPAVVAKQLATIDHISNGRIAINVVSGWFKGEFTAIGEPWLEHDERYRRSKEFIQALKGIWTQDNFTFKGDFYRFNDYTLSPKPVQKPHPEIFQGGSSRAARDNAASVSDWYFTNGNTPENLKAQIDDIRAKAAANNHRVRIGVNAFVIARDTEEEAQAVLDDIIRHAHVEAVHAFGDAVKQAGKASPEGEGNWAKSTFEDLVQYNDGFRTNLIGTPQQIAERIVALKAIGVDLVLAGFLHFIEEVEYFGQRVLPLVRELEAQRQAVAA, from the coding sequence ATGAGCCATTCCGACTCTTCCGCCGACGGCGTCAAGTTCGCCTACTGGGTGCCGAACGTCAGCGGCGGCCTCGTCGTCAGCACGATCGAGCAACGCACCGACTGGAGCCTCGAATACAACCAGCAGCTCGCACGCACGGCCGAGGCGGCCGGCTTCGAGTACGCGCTGAGCCAGATCCGCTTCACGGCCGGCTACGGCGCCGAATACCAGCACGAGTCGGTGTCGTTCAGCCAGGCGCTGCTGCACGCGACGACGAAGCTCAAGGTGCTCGCCGCGATCCTGCCGGGGCCGTGGCACCCGGCCGTGGTCGCGAAGCAGCTCGCGACGATCGATCACATCTCGAACGGACGCATCGCGATCAACGTCGTGAGCGGCTGGTTCAAGGGCGAATTCACCGCGATCGGCGAGCCGTGGCTCGAGCACGACGAACGCTATCGGCGCTCGAAGGAATTCATCCAGGCGCTGAAAGGCATCTGGACGCAGGACAACTTCACGTTCAAGGGTGATTTCTACCGCTTCAACGACTACACGCTGAGCCCGAAGCCGGTGCAGAAGCCGCATCCGGAGATCTTCCAGGGCGGCAGCTCGCGCGCGGCGCGCGACAACGCGGCGAGCGTGTCGGACTGGTATTTCACGAACGGCAATACGCCGGAGAACCTGAAGGCGCAGATCGACGACATCCGTGCGAAGGCGGCGGCGAACAACCATCGCGTGCGCATCGGCGTCAACGCGTTCGTGATCGCGCGCGATACGGAGGAAGAGGCGCAGGCGGTGCTCGACGACATCATCCGGCACGCGCACGTCGAGGCCGTGCACGCGTTCGGCGATGCGGTGAAGCAGGCCGGCAAGGCTTCGCCGGAGGGGGAGGGCAACTGGGCGAAATCGACGTTCGAGGATCTCGTGCAGTACAACGACGGCTTCCGCACGAACCTGATCGGTACGCCGCAGCAGATCGCCGAACGGATCGTCGCGCTGAAGGCGATCGGCGTCGATCTCGTGCTCGCGGGGTTCCTGCATTTCATCGAGGAGGTCGAGTACTTCGGCCAGCGCGTGCTGCCGCTCGTGCGCGAACTCGAGGCTCAACGGCAGGCGGTTGCCGCGTGA